CTTAGATGATAGAGAGCTAtatgtaaaatttaataacatattACATGGACCACGACAAGTTTTCAAAGGCACAATGCAAGGAGCAACGCTGTCTCCTTTACTGTATAATTTGTATACTAGCGAGATAAACTCATTTGTAAATAGTTCTAATGTTAATATACTGCAATTTGCAGatgatcttgtaatatattctATTAATTCTAATCTAGATGTAGCTAAAGCTCACATTAATAATGCGCTAAATGAACTTCatgtttattacaataattatttacacttaaAGATAAATCCTGACAAAAGCAAGTTATTAATATTGAGCAAAGACACTAcaaatgtaaatattgtatataataaTGAGATTATTAGAGAAGTCCCTTCTCATAAGTTTCTAGGTGTAGTCATAGATAATCATTTAAATTTTGACCTACATGTTAAACACATAATTTCTAATTCTGTTAAAGGTTTAAATGTTATGAGATGTCTTGCCGGTATATCTTGGGGTGCAGACCCTAAAGTACTGTCCTTACTGTACAAAACCCTAGTCAGAAGTCACTTTGATTATAGTTTTCTTGTACATATGAATACTGATCACACACATAAgttacaaataattcaaaataaggCAATGCGAATAATATCAGGGGCAATGTGTTCAACCCCAATAAGAGCAATGGAAGTAGAGACTAAAACAATGCCTTTACCTGTCAGATGGGTGTTGTTAGCTTATAGATATTTAATTAAGATATATGCTAAAAATAATCAAAGTATAATAAGAAGAATAAAGGGTCATCCCAGAATTCCCAAGTTAACAGCATTACTCTTACAGGTGGAAGCTAAGTTTagtaatatatataaaaatgaaatttggcCATGTTATGAAGATAGCTTTAATAGTAAACTTTTAAACATTACAGTATGCACAAAATCTATCAATAATAATACTGATTTTCTACATTTCTTGTCACAAATTCCcaatttttacaaattatacacagATGGTAGTAAAGCAGAGTCTCATGTCCGAAGTGCAGTGTATGATCCTCAGACTAAATTTGTACAAAGCTTTAGGTTGCATGATTTATGTTCGATATTTACGGCTGAAGCATATGCTGTATTTGAAGCCCTGAAAGTTATAATAAGAGTGTCAGAATATAAGCATTTCTTTATTTTCACTGATTCACTTAGCTTAATTTATGGATTACAGAATAATCAATTGCATTATaaagataattttattttgtacagAATTAAAAAGATGTTATTACAattgaaaaataataatgtaaatattaattttatgtgGATTCCATCCCATACTGGTATAACAGGGAATGAAGTTGCAGACAAAGCTGCTTATTTAGGTATTAATGAATTAGATGTAAGATGTAGTACTAGAATTCCACTAACTGATTGTCAAGCTTCTGTTAAGACTGTTGTCGCTAAGATGTGGATAGATTTATGGACCAAAGATAGAGAGACAAAAGGAAGATGGTACGCTAGTATTCAAACCGACTTACCTGGAAAGCCTTGGTATGAGAAGATAAAGATGGGAAGTCGTAGCTTTATTACCACCATCAATAGATTGAGGTTTGGTCACAACTGTGCACCAGCGCACTTAGCCAGATTTTCGATTATAGCCGATGGTACATGTCCTCACTGCCAGAATGGTAGCGTTGCAGATGTTGAACACCTTATATTTAAATGCCAAGTGTTTGCGTTTGAAAGACTCATCCTTGCAAGTGAATTAAGTGAAGTGTTTGATAATAATGTCCCCCGCCGCCTCACTGATATTCTTAAAAACGTTGACAGTTACGTTCCATTATACAAGTATATCAAAAATACAGTGTTGAAGATTTAAAGTGAAGTGTGTTTTGATAAAATTACTAGTGCATTCTCTGCCATTTAACTCTTTAAATGAAGTGTTCGAACAAAAGTAAAATAAAGACTTGGCTTAAAGgactcgcatccaggccataattgttaaaaaaaaaaaaaattttttgttatCTGTGATTTCCCGCCCAATTTTCAAGAATATTTGACGTTTAGTTTATTGACGGTTGACGGCGACGGGCGCGAATGGGTTGCGATGGCAGTGGGCACCGGAGAACTTTTGTTGTTTATGTTTTTGCTAGCtgtgtaattaaaataatctaGGTTTATAATAGAATGAACAGCAAATCGAATATTCCTATAGTAGCTGAACATACACTGAGAGAAATTGAAAGTCGAATTAGTCAATCAGATATCAAGCAATGTAAGTcatcattattttttttgaaGGTTACTCTTGCAATAAAACTTCGTTTTTTCTACTATGTAAAGCATAGATATAATATTCAACCCTTCAGTTGAGAAGAGTTATTATTTTAGCagcgtatgtatgtatgtctgtaTCTTTTCTACGTGTGTTCCACCACAGTATCTAAACTACTACAATACTATAAATCTTATTGTAGCGGCTAATAATTCGCTTCTCCAGTTTCAGACACAGATCTGCTAGTTCTACACTCAGTATACGGAGTTATTTTGCGAAGAGCCTTAGATATCCTGGAAAAATACCCTACACTGGTTGCATATACAACGGCTAATAAACTTCGAGTTTTGATTGAAATAAACGGCGATAACGATCGAGTGTACAGAGTGTTTCCACGTATAAATTTTTGCCCATGCAGAGCCTTCAAACACCAAGTAATAGAGAAGAAACTTCAAGTAACTTGCAAACACATTTTAGCGGCTAGAATAGCTAGCATATTGGGTAAAACCGTCCCACATGAGGTAACTGCGGATCAGTATTTGATGTTATTGAAGTCATTGTTTGAGTTGGACGAGCAAGATGGATGATGATATGAGCCAGTATTATTTTACGGCATCTATGGACTCCGGCAAAACACTCTGCAGCTTGCTGAAAGCTATTCAGTTTCAAGAGGTTTGTGATTTTATTCATAGTATTTAACAAGCACACATTTCAGATACAGATATTTAATATTGTTCTGTATGTTAATAAGACTTTTTAAACATATAAAGAGGtacttaatattaattagggggCCATAGCAAAGAACCTACTATATCTAAAAATCTTATGGAAATTTTGTAGTTGTTTTGCACAAACTAATGATACATAAggctttaatttttataatttgattGAATATTACATCACATGCCCAATGTCTATTACATTGTACCAtccccacactgttaactgtacattggtggacctttatgccttttgtaataaggtcgaccgatgtacagttaggagtgttgctgtttgtattaagtatttaaataaatgaatctCAATTGTTATTTTCTCTGTTAACAGTCTGCAGTATTCTGTGCCCTCGCGGAAGGACTAAAGTTAACTGTTGAGGAAGGAAAGTGCGTGCAAGCCTCCGCTTATGTCCCGGCAGACAACTTCACGGAATACCATGTACGAAGTGATGTTGATGTCATGTTTAAAGTGAgtaaacattacaaatacaaataaatacaaatgcgtttatttcattactttttacataagttcacattatgtgaaattatgacattagaataatttatattgcaatttattattcttcttcttctccttcctcgcgttgtcctggcatttttgccacagctcatgggagcccggGGTCCGCtggacaactaatcccaagaattagcattggcactagtttttacgaaagtgactgtcatctgaccttccaacgcagagggtaaactaggccttattgggattattcCGGTTTccacacgatgttttccttcaccgaaaaacaaatagtaaatatcaaatgatatttcgtacataatcAATGTAATCACTTACTTATGAAGTTGATGGCGCTAGTTGAACAGTAACTAGTTGGCGCTAGTTGGTCAATCTTTAACATTAGACAAAACCTATGGCGCCATTTACTGTAAATAGTTGTGAAATTTGCAACATTTTGCACTAATTTATtgtcttattattcctttgtctatggttataattataaatatattaaattgggggaaaactcatttattgtaaaataagtgttataaaatgaatacaaaactaaaattaagtacaactaaaaactaaagctaaaaactaaaaatatttatctaaactttgcgcccttggtaaggtgcccatcacgcaggcagcgttcccgcgctggattgctatggccaatctttgcgcgagaaagctgcccgcgcgaggGTCACCTATTAAATTTATATTGTGTTTATTTCAGATAAGTATAGCAGTGTTAGCAGAGTGTCTCAATATCTTTGGGTCAGGAGAAGAATCTAGTCTGAAAATGTATTACAGAGGGGAAGGATATCCTCTTCTACttgtgtaagtaattttttttatatattttggggACCATCTGACACAGATATACCTACCCCCAAACTAAGGAaaacttgtactatgggtactggGCGACGATATActtacttaggggtcatccattaattacatcacacgaatttctaggtttttggGGTTCCGTAGCCAAGTGGCAAAAAAACCCTTAATGAAACctttatggattcgtcatgtctgtctgtctgtctgtcgtgtctctccgtccgtatgtcacagccacttttttccgaaactataagaactatactgttgaaacttggtaagtagatgtattctgtgaaccgcattaagattttcacacaaaaatagaaaaaaataaacaataaattttgggggttccccatacttagaactgaaactcaaaaaaaatcttttcatcaaacccatacgtgtggggtatctatggataggtcttctaaaatgatattgaggtttctaatatcatttttttctaaactgaatagtttgcgcgagagacacttccaaagtggtaaaatgtgtccccccccccccccctttaccttctaaaaaatatatgatgtacattaccatgcaaacttccaccgaaaattggtttgaacgagatctagttagtagtttttttttaatacgtcataaatcgtaaaccgcaattttattatcttACTTGCtgctaccaaagacatatgtaacttcgtataagacgaataaagtctaaggaaaaaacgtgcctcggaattcaagtaaaagtcattctcgaatagatggcgcacacacctttagcatatcctcggctagatggcgtgacgacaccgtttcatatttaacaattttaacacatagatatcagtgaatgaacatggatcaaaatgatataaaaataataaaataatttatccatatatatatgtcgcagtcggatcgtataatccgccgtattacattacggctagccgttttcaaaaacaggggcgttttgaaatgcggcggtttaacgattagccggattgaatgcggctgaatgagaatccgccggaatgtattcggcgccatacgttcttcaacacggctagccgtaatgtaatacagcgagtcattagccgccgctttgacagtttttagttcccatttttaacacccgtggcgctgcctgacaaacgctggggtgtccatcaaatctggagttcgtcggactgtttcttttcaaaaaacatttctttcgcaacttaactagacggagccccgcttcgcggggctcctatttctgagcggtttgcccttcgggcatctgaagctacctaacgaacctaacctacctacctattgatttagtgagacgtccctgaaaacattacactttggggaaaaaagcgtaggtaggtaagtaggttaggttcgttaggtagcttcagatgcccgaagggcaaaccgcccagaaataggagccccgcttgcggggctccgtctatttaagttgtgaaggaaatgttttggaaaagaaacacatgtagtgcggtgggaccatggtaaaaataaattaaattgcaaacattgtcaaactccggttacgtaggcgaccgaaagaactggtcactctacaatctaaaatagtagtacgatgcggctaaacgttggccgccttattgaagaacgtatcgcaattacaatccggctaatcgtcgaaccgccgcatttcaaaacgcccctgtttttgataacggctagccgtaatgtaatacggcggattatacgatctgactacgacatatacattttttgaaaactttactcgttttcattttgagttttagtcgtgtgtcgatagatggcagtaaatttacagtgactacaaaatttacaatgacaggacccctctatactatctattctttttgctgctacggaacccttcagggcgagtccgactcgcacttggccgctttttgacccctcccccccatTGTTACACAtagtcacatttggcaaaccccccccctagtgtgacgtcataTGTTTCAACGAAATCaacaaatcgaattaagtaggttgtacctattattaatattttatcaaaatattttttaattttataacccaaaactgattaggaaaggaaattaaacgaataaaaatgacTATCGTTTgaaaaaattgttatttaactgtacagaaataatttaaataagttaaagtgacgtcacaaagctagtgactccccccccccccccccctgtcacaacatgtcacattttcttgaccccctctaTAGATAACCTCTATAACTCAATACTCATAGATAACAATACATCGTCCTCAACTAACAtaattttttgattattgtaacaGTTAGAAGCGAAAAACAAATTccatacatatttttaattcttttgtttcataaaattttcaaacaaatcaaatttaagtgGCAAACGGGTTTTTCATTTGTGTTTGGCTGGGTGTTAGGAGGCTAAATACTTAAATTAGTTTACAGCCACAATCCCTAACGAATGTAATGACGGACTGCGAGATATCAACCCAGACTGCAGACTCAGTGCTGGAGCTTCGTGACGAAGATTCGTCAGAAGTGGCCAAGTTGGTGTTGAAGGCGCCCGCGTTCCTGGGCCTGCTGGCTGACTTGGAGCGCTCCTGTGATATTATGGAGCTTCAGCTCTCGCCGGAGCATCCGAATGTCAGCATTGTTACATATGGAATGCAGGTAATTTTACATgccaccacagaataaataatagtattactaggtacagaagactcactctctaacaaaacgcgtattTTACGATCCGgatagatatggccgctaggtggcgacagcgccacgcgcggcttatggctagccaccaaaattggtgtggaacggatgtacttttagctacctgtagcaaagcgacgaaatcgcggagtgagccacgcctgacagtGGTGGTATTACCTACAGCCTACAGTGAAGTAAAACCGGGtatcttttgtttttattttgtacgCCGCAAAAAAGGTTAGGCCAGGTATCTTGGTTGTctggcgaggttgcggaagagtacttcggcgttcctgggacctcgccgtatagcagcgaggcggcaacagaggggttttagtgggtaaacctggggtctcattagcccacaacagggagtcccacataaccatcccggcccgtccccgcgccgggtggtatgcgtaaagcattAAGGTATCTTGGTTGTCACTACTCGCATTGTTACGCCTAGTGAAGGCCTCAAGTGGAATTGGGCCATGGCGTTTGAAATGAGGTATACAtacggcccacaccaattttgatgTCTAGcaatagtagttgccgcgcaccgctacggaacggacgcctgctcgcgcttgcgccacctagcggtcatatctgtcgtaacagaactaatagacgcgttttgttagagtgaaCCTGCTGTACAGtactacttattatttattctgtggttaagTTCAATGTGGGGAAGACCGGgatataaaatttattacatGGAGTTTTTGCGGCGGCATTGGAGCGGGCTTCGCGCGCCTCACGTCGAACTATGCCCGACTCCATCAataagggcgccgaaggcgcccggctttggagcGTCCGCAGCTCCCTTCGTACGACAGCTTAAgtaacagagggcctaccgcgaaccacgttcgacgtattGCCTTCCTGTGACACTTTTGTACGAAagtacaagtgcgacagagaggcaacacgtcaaacgtggttcgcggtaggccctctgggcgGCCAACGCGCTTGGCATTGCAGCGCGCCCCTTACGTCGAacctttatcataaaataaTGACTTCGTTAGTACagatttacaaaataaatattttcaggaCAGATCCTGTATCGACATGCCCAAGTCCTCCGAGATGGTGCAGAGCTTCAGTTGCGAAGAAGCCGTCACGCTGAAATACCAGCTGCACCACATCCGGCTCATCATGAAGGCCCTCGCCATCTCTACTAAGGTGAGGAGACCCTACTCGTAGTGTAGttttcctgccggtgagtaaggttgccTGAGCTCAACGAGAGTGCCGAGTTGGAGTAGCATGTAActtctctggagttgcaggcgtacATAGGCAACGGAGACTGCTTAAGTGCTTACGAcaagcgggccgtatgcttgtttcaCGACGTAGTTCACGTAGTATTAAAAAAAGGATCCCAAGGGTCCAGCCAGAGCaaaaaagccgtcgacgcgtcggcaggcgccgaCCGTTGCGAGCAGACTGAAAGACGACTTTTACCAGACATcctcccccggcgcaaaaaccgacgcgacggtggcccgcgcgaaagttttTGAGGGgcatggccctcaggtaaaaaagagACCCCTCTCCTATAATATACTGTGGTTACCTATAATTGGACGTCTACCTTTAATGTTATGTAAGCTACAGATTATTTTTTCATGATGTGTTGTCTGTTGGTgatcctaaataaataaatataatatatatagatgTTTATTTTATTCCAGGTGGTGGTAAGGTGTAGCTCCAATGGTCTCCTGTTGCTGCAGTTAAAACTGGAAAAAGAGGACCAGCGACAGATGTTCTCTGAGTTCTATATAGTGCCCTTACTGGACGACTGAACTTGTAGATCTGAGTTGACCAAACTGTAactttggtggtaactactgggattttttttctcagttgTTACCACTGGGTACGGGTAAGAAAAATAATCTGAGTTGTTACCACTGATAacaactagtgggaataacccgatttaGCCACTTGAGTGAGGTTATAAACCCacaaattttaaatttgtaatattAATGATAATGACGTATTTTAAAACGATGGCAGCGCCATCTGCGCTGAGATTGGCGAGGTTACCCTCATTCTTTGAATACCGAGTTGGCAAAGTTGTTCCAAGCTGTATGCTGTATGGAAAATAGcagtttatataaaaaataaaacaaattttgcaaaatataattatatttcatttactAAAAATGACATGCACTTACATAAGGAATGTATATTACGTTTAGTATGTATATTTCCATCAGCTATTTATATAAATGTTCTCTGAGCGTTACCAGGGGCCATTTTATTTGAAATCtatatttctactcagaatcacgagctttttcgATCCCAATATGGAAAAAATGTGTGCCAAGATTTAATTAATTCCaatccgttaccatttttcatagagaTTGTATGGCGGCAACGGAATGGagggaataaaaaaatgtatggaaattttgggacaGTGTTATCCTCCTATTAAGATTAAAAGGGCTCGAGATTCTGAGTAGaaagttatataaaaaatacccaaataaaaaaagtgtaatacttacaactttaaataatatAGCCCACCTTATTGAAGCAAATTatcgtattttattttatcggaGTCTTACATTCagacttttatttatttcaaattgtCAAACAGTTCCTTAattaaatagtttaatttcGATATTTTTCCCAACAAATTCGTTAACATTATTAGTAATGTTAATAAGTTAACTTATACTTTCAAttccaataacatttattttttaataaatggtGCATCTAGCAGAAATATTATTGTAAAgaagaaatttaaaattatttaagggTAGATTTTTAAAAGGGTCATCTTCCAAATCATGTGCTGCTACGTGAAAATAAGTTTAAGAAGACCttctctaaaggggcccactgattaacagtccgccggactttataaaaaagtcaaaaaattcaaaattcctgacattttcgtgttccgtccccattcctgacaaaaggccaaaattcctgacatgtcaggaaaattcctgtcatttGGTAACCCTAGATCCGGCGGactattaatcagtgggccccttaactttTTAATTGGTTTATAATCGGCATccacaaattttgaaaaaaaaaatgtaagtaggtaatacGGGTAAATGTGGCTGCGGGATTAAGTGTGCTAACGTAGAAAACATTATCCCATGATCCCGTGCCATCATTTTTCTTCAAAATCATAATACTGTACGGAGACTTTgaaattgttaaaaattatatttcgctaTCCAAATGTACTCGCATTTTTAGTTGCGTTCTTGACGATTCTACAATTTCTGCAAAATGCATCCACAAATTAATATTCgttattttgttttatcctATTTAAACAACTCACATTACGCTGTAACGTCTGGCCTGGGAAAAAAACTGCACAGAAAAACACCAAACGACACTAAattcaataggggatattactgcaatgttctgccgccagagtgcagcactaccgactcagtaaattcatagactaacttataaatactgtgccttaaactgttttttgacaagttttcacagacaataaaatatgacattgatgcatcaaggcggtttgttatcaagggcctaccggtaaacgcgaaaatcgaaatttagttatctgcctctttatcgctcgaatatgcaagagtgatagagagattagataacgaaatttcgattttcttgtttcgcggtaggccatgtgtcaatgtggtttgtttactgtgtgTGCCACAAAGGCGCcatctacgcagagctttgcctaatattccctattcatgATTAGGCGTCAAAGATGtttaattttctattttttttttatacataacaTAAACTTACTTCTAACTAAACATTGAGTGTTGCATTTACCCACCTGCTTTTTTTAACTGTTTAAACATCGCCTAAAGTCGTCTACAGATAGTGCCAAAATCGACATAATTGAGCgtatcttttattttttgccatttttatatattgtgaccttttttgccacttttgtgttatttctagtcagaatcacgagctcttttgatcctaatggaataaaaaatgtcccagagttttttacTATCCCCATATACTAGGtatgtatggcggtaacaaaaaggaaagtttgaaaaatgtatggaaattgtaggACACTTTTATTCTCCTGTAAGGATGAAAAGgactcgcgatcctgactagaaataacacaaaagtggcaaaaaggtcacaatatatatataaaaatggcaaaaaataatagaaacgcTCAATTACCAATGTGGCAATGAATAGGCTTTGAAAGGGTTAATGTCCGGTCCAAACTTTCGATGCTTTACCAATAGCTATATTTACACAATTTACCAATAATTACATGAGTCACAATGAAGTGATGATATTATACTAATTCCTGTAGGTATCCTAAAATGACTAGACCTTGCAGACTGGCAGAAACTTCGTTTCTTACCAGTATAGGTTAGTATTAGAAATATCGTTGATAATATTGAGACTatgatgataataatatttaaggtaTACTTTTGAGTCCTTTTCAGTTTATATGTGATATTGTCGTCGAAAAGACattaaataatgaaaatatatgGCAAACTGTTGCAATAATATCGTTATACAATATCCAATATGGAGGCAAGACTTGCAGATTtccactttttagggttgctttgtcacctagaaacccttatagttagtttcgccatgtctgtctgtccgaggccaaagcgctgcaaaggtactcTCTCCCTTATGGTTATAATGATTGAATGAATgacttactaatagcccccgtttggcctattttgacagaaaggtaactacgaaaccctacacttagcatggcccgacatgctcttggccaatTATTTAGCTTTGCTCAGAGTGGCCCTTATTTCTTGGTATTTCTTATTTTTGCTAAGGGccgctgtttttttttaattatgattttctgaaaataatatgtttttcgTGCCATATCctttattagtttataattcttTTTTATTTCTTCTATACTCGTGTATTTTCCTCGGCAGAAAAATAAGGCCTACCCAGTTCACTACGGATTgttattaagagcccatcaacgtgcacactagcgccactgctaaatattCGTGATTATTTGACTTAAATATAGGTATTCAAAAAAGAGGGCCGCTACGTACCTACTGTATTTTGtacgtatttaagtaccttttgaatacatcaaactagtttttatgttgctggattcgtcaatctatgcgtccacaGTTAAAaagccgtttttgttttgagttcatagattgacgaatccagcaacataaaaaataaaaactagtttgatgtattcaaaaggtacttaaatacaaaatacagtacgtagcggcccccttttttaaatacctttcgttaaatttaaataatcacgcttatttagcagtggcgctagtgtgcacgttgatgggctcttaaataatCAGTTTTCAATGGTTACTAATAAGCCAACAAACCATTTAGCATACTGAAACATTATAACATTAAACATAGAT
The window above is part of the Cydia splendana chromosome 19, ilCydSple1.2, whole genome shotgun sequence genome. Proteins encoded here:
- the LOC134800085 gene encoding cell cycle checkpoint protein RAD1 isoform X1, whose translation is MDDDMSQYYFTASMDSGKTLCSLLKAIQFQESAVFCALAEGLKLTVEEGKCVQASAYVPADNFTEYHVRSDVDVMFKISIAVLAECLNIFGSGEESSLKMYYRGEGYPLLLVLQPQSLTNVMTDCEISTQTADSVLELRDEDSSEVAKLVLKAPAFLGLLADLERSCDIMELQLSPEHPNVSIVTYGMQDRSCIDMPKSSEMVQSFSCEEAVTLKYQLHHIRLIMKALAISTKVVVRCSSNGLLLLQLKLEKEDQRQMFSEFYIVPLLDD
- the LOC134800085 gene encoding cell cycle checkpoint protein RAD1 isoform X2, with amino-acid sequence MDDDMSQYYFTASMDSGKTLCSLLKAIQFQEISIAVLAECLNIFGSGEESSLKMYYRGEGYPLLLVLQPQSLTNVMTDCEISTQTADSVLELRDEDSSEVAKLVLKAPAFLGLLADLERSCDIMELQLSPEHPNVSIVTYGMQDRSCIDMPKSSEMVQSFSCEEAVTLKYQLHHIRLIMKALAISTKVVVRCSSNGLLLLQLKLEKEDQRQMFSEFYIVPLLDD